The following are from one region of the Marispirochaeta aestuarii genome:
- the pdxS gene encoding pyridoxal 5'-phosphate synthase lyase subunit PdxS, with protein MAEQNWSSRQQATWRNKVGLAEMLKGGVIMDVVTPDHAKIAEDAGAAAVMALERVPADIRTTGGVARMSDPKMIQGIQEAVSIPVMAKCRIGHFVEARILEALGVDFIDESEVLTPADDAYHVEKHSFKVPFVCGCRDLGEALRRIGEGAAMIRTKGEAGTGDVVEAVRHMRTVMDGIRRLTILPREELMTEAKNLGAPYDLIVEIAESGKLPVPNFSAGGVATPADAALMMQLGAEAVFVGSGIFKSGNPAKRAKAIVEAVTYYQDPKKLAEISYDLGEPMVGIGMEELDPEKRIAGRGW; from the coding sequence ATGGCTGAACAAAACTGGTCGAGCAGACAGCAGGCAACATGGCGGAACAAGGTAGGCCTGGCGGAGATGCTCAAAGGCGGCGTCATAATGGACGTCGTTACCCCCGACCATGCAAAAATAGCGGAGGACGCCGGCGCTGCGGCGGTAATGGCCCTTGAAAGGGTGCCCGCGGATATCCGTACCACCGGCGGTGTCGCCCGTATGTCTGACCCCAAGATGATTCAGGGGATTCAGGAAGCGGTATCCATCCCCGTTATGGCAAAGTGCCGTATCGGTCACTTTGTGGAAGCCCGGATCCTCGAAGCCCTGGGGGTAGATTTTATCGACGAAAGCGAGGTTCTGACCCCCGCGGACGATGCCTATCACGTGGAAAAGCACAGCTTCAAGGTGCCCTTCGTATGCGGCTGCCGTGACCTGGGAGAGGCCCTGCGCCGCATCGGCGAAGGCGCCGCCATGATCCGGACCAAGGGCGAAGCCGGAACAGGAGATGTAGTGGAAGCCGTACGCCACATGAGGACCGTCATGGACGGCATACGGCGCCTGACAATACTGCCCCGGGAAGAACTCATGACCGAGGCGAAGAACTTGGGTGCTCCCTATGATCTTATCGTTGAAATCGCGGAGAGCGGTAAACTCCCGGTACCAAACTTCTCCGCAGGCGGTGTAGCCACCCCCGCAGATGCGGCATTGATGATGCAGCTCGGTGCGGAAGCAGTTTTTGTGGGCTCCGGGATATTCAAATCCGGAAACCCCGCCAAGAGGGCCAAAGCGATCGTGGAAGCGGTAACCTATTACCAGGACCCCAAAAAGCTGGCTGAGATCTCCTACGATCTGGGGGAACCCATGGTCGGTATCGGTATGGAAGAACTTGATCCGGAAAAGCGGATCGCCGGCAGAGGCTGGTAA
- a CDS encoding YggS family pyridoxal phosphate-dependent enzyme, with translation MIQKNLERIEERLEAACIRAGRRREDLRLMAVSKTQPVEKIQEAYDAGLRLFGENRVFEAAEKFGGRFPEAELHLIGHIQRNKAQKAVEIAECIQSVDALRTVNALDRYAAEIDRKVAVLIEVNTGGEVAKQGVRGEGELRSLIDTILESRYLELRGLMTMAPFTDEVAVLRRCFHSLHTLRQKFSESYGNSHFEVLSMGMTNDFEIAVEEGSSLVRIGTALFGTR, from the coding sequence GTGATTCAGAAGAACCTGGAAAGAATAGAAGAACGGCTTGAAGCAGCCTGTATTCGGGCCGGCCGCAGGCGGGAAGATCTGCGCCTGATGGCGGTTTCCAAGACCCAGCCGGTGGAGAAGATTCAGGAAGCCTACGATGCCGGATTGCGGCTCTTCGGCGAGAACCGGGTTTTCGAAGCAGCTGAAAAGTTCGGCGGCCGGTTCCCGGAGGCTGAACTTCATCTTATAGGTCACATTCAGCGCAATAAGGCACAGAAAGCCGTGGAAATCGCTGAGTGCATCCAGTCCGTCGATGCCCTTCGCACAGTGAATGCCCTGGACAGGTATGCGGCGGAGATTGACAGAAAAGTCGCCGTGCTCATAGAGGTCAATACCGGAGGTGAAGTCGCCAAGCAGGGAGTACGGGGCGAGGGAGAGCTCCGTTCCCTGATCGATACAATTCTCGAGAGCCGGTACCTGGAACTCCGTGGACTGATGACCATGGCACCCTTTACAGATGAGGTCGCTGTTCTGAGGCGCTGCTTTCATTCTCTGCATACCCTCCGGCAGAAATTTTCGGAAAGCTACGGGAACAGCCATTTTGAGGTACTCTCCATGGGCATGACCAACGATTTCGAGATCGCCGTGGAAGAGGGGTCCAGCCTGGTCCGGATCGGCACCGCCCTGTTCGGGACACGCTAA